The Xiphophorus hellerii strain 12219 chromosome 5, Xiphophorus_hellerii-4.1, whole genome shotgun sequence genome window below encodes:
- the LOC116719843 gene encoding parvalbumin-7-like isoform X1 has product MTAGRMVMTDLLKPEEIKKALDAFSAETFDPRKFFEMVGMKAMSAENVKKVFQVLDVDGSGFIEEEELKFVLKGFSKDGRDLTDAETKAFITAADKDGDGKIGIDEFEALVHE; this is encoded by the exons CCGGCAGAATGGTAATGACAGATCTTTTAAAACCTGAGGAGATCAAGAAAGCTCTTGATGCCTTTTCAG CGGAAACCTTCGACCCAAGGAAGTTCTTTGAGATGGTGGGAATGAAGGCCATGTCAGCTGAAAACGTCAAGAAGGTCTTCCAGGTTCTGGATGTGGACGGTAGTGGATTCatagaggaagaggagctcaA GTTTGTGCTGAAGGGATTTTCAAAGGACGGCAGGGACCTGACGGATGCTGAGACAAAAGCATTCATCACAGCCGCAGACAAAGATGGAGATGGAAAAATTGGTATTGATG AGTTTGAGGCCTTGGTGCATGAGTAA
- the LOC116719843 gene encoding parvalbumin-7-like isoform X2 gives MVMTDLLKPEEIKKALDAFSAETFDPRKFFEMVGMKAMSAENVKKVFQVLDVDGSGFIEEEELKFVLKGFSKDGRDLTDAETKAFITAADKDGDGKIGIDEFEALVHE, from the exons ATGGTAATGACAGATCTTTTAAAACCTGAGGAGATCAAGAAAGCTCTTGATGCCTTTTCAG CGGAAACCTTCGACCCAAGGAAGTTCTTTGAGATGGTGGGAATGAAGGCCATGTCAGCTGAAAACGTCAAGAAGGTCTTCCAGGTTCTGGATGTGGACGGTAGTGGATTCatagaggaagaggagctcaA GTTTGTGCTGAAGGGATTTTCAAAGGACGGCAGGGACCTGACGGATGCTGAGACAAAAGCATTCATCACAGCCGCAGACAAAGATGGAGATGGAAAAATTGGTATTGATG AGTTTGAGGCCTTGGTGCATGAGTAA